CCCACGCGAGCGAGAGCCTAAGCCTACAGAGGAAGGCGAGGGCTAGCGGGATGGCCGCGAGACCACGGTGCTAGGACTGCCGGGACCCACCGTCCAAGCCCAGCTGGAGCCCGCTTCGCTCGACTCGacaaagctttttttttttttgaatgttcGACTCGAAAAGCTGACTCCACCAGGCCGCCGCTTGTCGCCAAACTCCTCGAGGAGAAGGCCCCAGGCCCAGAGCTTTTGACTGGCATAATTGCAACGCAGGTTATCAGAGTTAATCTAACACTCCACTGCTGTTGCAGAATAAGGATTATTTGCAGCTAACTGTTACTCCACAGGGCACAGCAAACTGAAATCACCATATTTTCCAAAAATAGCAGCCAGCCACCACGGAGACTATTTGCAGCTCATCGTTACTCTACAGGTTACAGCAACCTGAACACCAATTACCACCATTCAGACCCTGGTTGGTTCAGTTACAGCTATTTCAGTATTTCCATTGCTGCAGCGCACCCCTTATCATGATCACTATTCAATCTGATGCCAGTAAAAGAGATCATAGGCAGGCTTGACACCAATTGCTGTACTGAGGTGAACAAAGTCTTGGAAGTCAAGCAGACCCGAGTGGGGCACAGCTGCTCCCAGTTTTTTAGCATACCAATCCTCCCCAAACCTGCCACAAATCCCTTCATCAGCGATTCTGGAAACAAAAGTTGTTTCTCAGTTTCCAAATGCTCCACATAACTGCAGAGCTGCACATATTCACCGCAGCATGTTTTTTCTCACATAACAAGAACAAGTTTTCCACTACAACCAGATTAACCATCTTAGCTAGGTCTGCCCAGACTTGCCCACCAAAAAAAGGGTGACGAATGGACTCAGATCAACAACAGAAAAGACATGTTGCACCCTCTAAATCTTGTCTCCTTAGCACATTATCTTTGGATAcagtttattttttataatagcCAAAAGAAGACATGTACTGGGTGTTAATTCATGCTTCTTTACATGTAAATTCATGGCAACATACAGTATATGTGATCAGAGCAAAGACTAGAGACTACAGAATAGTTAAAATTCCACTAAGAATAGTAAGGACAATGTATCAAACAGTGAGCACTGGCTGTGCTGTACCCTAAATAAGCACTGGTTGTTAAAAATGAGTTTACATACAGGACATTCTCCTTGCAAAACTAGGAACCCAGCctgatttatttttgaaacaAAGGAGGCAACGTGATATCTAGTCAAACATCAGAAGCGCTTACTTTAGACGATTATCTGATAACTGTTTAGAGTAACACAATGCATGGTACAAATCAAATTTTCTCCATAGTAAGGAATGGCCACATTAAAATATTTGAAGTCAACGAAGTGCAGAAATCTGTCCATAGCATGTGATTATAAGCAGGAAGATTTAGAATATAATTTCAGAAAATGGTACCACTGAAAATATCATGTTTTGTGTGTAGCAAATAGCCTTCAAAACTACAATAGCAACGTACAAGACCAAAAACAAACAATATTCAAATTTACATGCATTGACAATGGTTAAAGGTCTTCAACAAGAAAATTTCCTGTGGGCAGCTTTGATGATTTGCATAAGCTTTGTCTATTTTACTCTTTTCACTAGAATTCAGTAGCAGATCTATTAAACTTCAGAAGAAAGATTACAGGAATTGAACTTTACCATTTCTCTGTAAACAAGAATTTCGAAGTGTTCGCTTTAGTGTGATTGTCCTATGTCCAACACGGAAGGCAGACTTCAGTTTGAGGTGACCGCCTGCTAGCTCAACCCTAACTTTTCTACCATTCACAATGAAACTTGTACTTTGCTGCATAGCTGCCACAGCATCTTCTACATTTGTTCTGTACCAAGTGTATGcaataaacaaaaaaacataaataatatttaaCAGATCAGGTAAATCTCTATGACCAAGTGCTCATCATCAGAGAAGCACTTATATAGTTATATATGAACAATCATAAAATTGGTACTGGAACGTTTGCCCAGCTACTACTCTACTTCTAAGCAGCACAGAATTGCACGTGCTAACTCTGGAAGTGATCAAATAAACTTACTTACGCCCAATTATTTTGCAGTAGTTAGCTATCAGGCGTTAGTTCATAGAAGATCTAGGACCACATCCCCAAATAAAGAATGCTCTAGGAGAACTTACAGGTATACCAGCCCCCTGGTCCTCTTGCAACCTGCCGAGAATCAACGAACCACCATAATAAGCAACCCTAATTAATCTCAATCCAGCAAATCGCTCCCCCTAACAAAACAGCTACGGCCTCACCTCTCTGTGGAACAAGAAGGCACCGGTCCACCGAGCACACCTGGCCTACCAATTTATTGAGCTGCGCTAGCGAAACAATAACGCGTAAACGCACTCTCATCAGAAGAAATGCGAGCAGTAGAAATATACGGCGCTTACTCTGGAGGCCGTGTAGCCGTGTGGAAGATTGGATACGACTACAACCACTCCTGTGGCTGCGCCGCCATCGGTgtcagctccgccgccgccgccgccgcgctttcGCTTCATCGTCGTTGGTAGTGGGGAGTGCAGGCTGACCGACTGGCAACACGGCTTGGGTCTCGTGCTCCCGGTTTCGTGGGTATGTTGGGTTTAAGTAGAGACTAAACCCTTGGGCTTCGGTGGCAAGGGGAAGGCCCGGCCCGTTGAGCAGCTTCGACAAGTGAACCCGACTTGTGCTCAAAAAACCTTGTCctcaagttttttttaattaaattagTGGAGATATACGTGCCACGGTCTTTCTTCTATCAAGCaatgatattatttattttttcttccaaaaattATACACATCTTTTTTCTCCTTCCATAAACAATGTTAATTATTATCCTTctctttcacaaaaaaaatattattatccTTCTTAAACAAATAATAACGCCAATTATGGGTGAATTcatatgcaaagaaaagaaaagtgtgtGCTATAACAAAGTAATACGTAGGTACAATAGGTGGGTATAGAAAATTGCTAATGTAAAAAGTATTAGAATTTTGATGGAAAATATTGACGAAATAAATTTCGTCCTCCTTTCGTTAAATCTTTTGGCCTCACAAATAGGACCTCTGTAAAACGTACAGTAGGCTTAATTTTGGTGAGAAagaatttattttaaaaaaaaataataatacatTGAAGATAGATAGACTTGCAGTGTTTGGCATCCGTACTGCTTCCTCCATTCTAAACTATagattattttaatttttctaaatACAAAATATTTGCTATACATATGGATATAGTTATATCTAGACATCTTAAAAAAAACTAtgtatctaaaaaattaaaataacctATAATTCCGAACGGATAAATTACATCATTCA
This portion of the Panicum virgatum strain AP13 chromosome 2N, P.virgatum_v5, whole genome shotgun sequence genome encodes:
- the LOC120661044 gene encoding uncharacterized protein LOC120661044, with amino-acid sequence MKRKRGGGGGGADTDGGAATGVVVVVSNLPHGYTASRLNKLVGQVCSVDRCLLVPQRGCKRTRGLVYLTNVEDAVAAMQQSTSFIVNGRKVRVELAGGHLKLKSAFRVGHRTITLKRTLRNSCLQRNGLGRIGMLKNWEQLCPTRVCLTSKTLFTSVQQLVSSLPMISFTGIRLNSDHDKGCAAAMEILK